The Mercurialis annua linkage group LG7, ddMerAnnu1.2, whole genome shotgun sequence genome includes the window aaCTAAACTAAAGGGATAAATTTAGTTCAActcgatttttaattttattaaagtatacaaatattacttttttttaaataaaaatgaaagaagtaagaacttttaaaaatataaattaagtttagagtaaattagtatgttgagCAAAGGGTTAACACAGTTCTTCACACTCAATAATTTAAGTTGtggtttttaaatttgtgaatcagaattaattaattcacaCCTTACAATTTTTGGTGTAATTTTAAGTCATTTAACATAAAATGaacatgtaaaattaaaattaaaatggctAAGCCTGACATTGTTGATCCCGACTCAAAAATTTATGAATCACAATGACCTTTTATTCATAGTATATTATAACCTTttgagtaaaaaaattaatttttacttttgcataatatattggtagtttcatttttaaattttctataattttctaaaactaaaattaaattgaatttttttccaagAAATTTATAATGAATGGAAACagaccaaatttttttattcacaACCGTTCGCTCAAGTACGCACACCTACTTGTAGTTGCCTCATGAAGCTGAAAAATCTgatattattattcatttacATTGCATCAAACTTTACACCAATTTTTCTAGCTAGCAGTTCAGCTACAAACTTACATTTagaataaacaattaaaaagacTAATACACTATGCATAGTTGTTTACATCAGAAATCAGATTATGTTTCAACCGTTTAGACCTTCAAATTGtgatttatgttttgttttatcaattatgcttgtttttaattattaatgcCTTTTTTTCAATCTCATATTAGGATTATTATTGGTATTTATATGTAAGTTTAAGACTTGAATGTTGAAGAGCGATTTGTTGCTTTCATATTCCGATTTCAGAGTTCGATTGGATCGACGATTGTTTATATGCCTAACTCCTAGAATTCGTTTGAATCAATAGATTTAGCAAAGATTTATTATATAggtatttaaataaataaatatttaaaattattctaGAAAAAAAAATCCGTCCATTTCTACATATATCATTGGCTTGCTAATTTCTATAAGTCACTGTTGACACCTTGTTCAAATGATGCAGACGACGAtgatttaaatcaataaatatttaaaattaaattttggaaaAAAACTAAGTCAATCTTGATAAAGAAAATTTTAAGTTTGTTTTagtaaaattgtatttttctaaCCTTCGTTTTTTTTCAAGagttatataaaaatagttaaaacttcaaaagtttatattattttctatatttattaagttctacaaatatacttttttaaaaaatattcttttaatattattaaattaaataaaaaaaacaataatatttttttatttacataactatttttgaatattaatttttataaatttaagaaattaataaataaaaattatctgtTTTAtgaaatattcaataaatttattatacccTTCCTCTATCAAAACTATgtcctttttaaaataatatatagttaataaataaagtatttataaattattattgaaaaGTCGAACGGACAATTTTGAGATTGTTTTTTTAGATATGGACTAATTTATCACTAAAAAACTAAGAGgctaaatttcattttattattgtcgatttctttttctttttaaatggacgctttagttataattaatataaattttatatttaagatATACCTATAAGAAATGtgttataactttttaaatatactagtttcgcattacgtactacgtacgtggctcgtaatgtgacttgttttattaatatatgtattaattttgctataattatattaatttattttatttataatcaatttttgctagaaataaatatagttttttttatatttttcagttAACACCTAGTTaacttcaaattaaatttataattgactgtaaaataaactttttaatcATAAAAGACATCTATATTTCTTTTAGCCTTTTAGGTATTAAATTCCAAATCAAATTCCAATTTATACTTTCATATatgtattatattaaatatgaaataaaacttataattaactataatttCATATTCGAAACAAATAACAATTCTACTTTATATTGTATAATTAGATACATATttgtattataattatttaaataaggaAAGCTCAAAGTTGTAAAggcatttttagtaatttgatttTATCACATAGAAATTTACTGCATCTTTTAAGGAAAGTGGCTAATTAGTTTCGTTACTATTAAATTACTCTAACTCAGTAATTATTTGACTCATCATGTATCACTATAGCAGTTAGCTAATAATTTAgtatatgattataaataaaatataaatcggtaATTTATCTATCTTTAGCTATTAATGATAACAATTCACTGTACATACAATAGAATTATAATCTAATTATGACTCTACTTATAATATAGTGCTGGTAATAACTTAAACAATCAGTCCatatataatatactatattctagttaaaaatctaattataatatatattggataattaattaattaaaagaccATAAAGTCTTTATTTAGTAGCAAATTTGAAAAGGctattcggtaaatttgtctGCCCCCAttcgtatttttatatatagtaagtATAGATACATTCATTTCCCATTGCATGAATTTTGATCGATAACTTTGAATGAAAAGGGAgtcaatcttttttttaatcaataattgcatgaattttgttttttcacGTAACCATCAAGAAGAATAATATTAGTTGCCAATTATTAGATCACAAATTTCATGtgaagtaacattttaaaatcacCCAACAATATATTGGAGATGAGTCAAGATTTAGTATTATTAAAGTTGATACTTAATTTGCAAATTACACAGTGTTTTAAGATAGGTAATGAATTATGAAATATTAGAGGAAACTAAtagcataaaaattaaaagtaattttgAATATATGGCACAAAGAGTTAATCTAGAATATCTATTGCCCTCTATAGGTAGCCTTATATTAATTCCATTTTGAAATATGTTGATCATGGACTGAACACCAAACAATTAAGTTTTTCCATGGTTTAGGAATACTTGAAGCAGTCCATgagtttgacttcaattgaGATGCTTACAGGAAATTTGTGAGGTCTTCAAATCCGCTCATGGGATAAGGAATCCAGCTGATTAGATTTATGTTCTAGTACTATTTTTAAGGTTTATTTCTTGCCGTTAGATTTGGGGGATTATGTAAATACCATCAATTAATGACTggcttttttcttcttcacttCCTTAAATTTTATGACCAAGATTTGAAATTCAATCTCCTTTCGCTTGAGATTTTTTGATGAGTTAATCTAGAACATCTGTTGCCTATTGaaatttaagaacaataatGATATTGGAAAATAACACTGATTTTCATATTCATTTACAATAACACATCATAGTTTTTTATAGGCAAtttattaacaaattaaatctgaataaattactaaaatattttaatctagAGATAATATAAATATCTTAGATAGAATATtgacttattttaaattcaaataacaactaacaattcaatttttaattattctaaCATTTTACCTGAATTAACAATTGCATAAAGTTAAAATTTCATGAGCACTTTTCTCATCTTCAATTTTGGTAAAGCACTTCTCTTCACTATGATATACAACTCATTATTTTCATTGTAGGAGCACTTTTTTTCCAGATCATTTTTTGGTGTACATCTCACcaacaaaattatgataaagttTGTTCTTCGACTTCCGCCATTTTTacatactctttttttttttaaacctgCAATATTATTCTAGATGTCCAAATCTCTTACAGTTAAAATATGGAGGCTTGCCTTTGTGCCAACAATCTTTTTCTTCATGACCCTTTTTTTTGCAATGGACATACTGGGATTTTCCTTTCTTCCATGATGTTTTGGCCATTAATGCTCCTTCAGTTGTGTGTTCAATTTCTTGATTTCTCAAGATTCTTCTTTCCTCTTGAACTTGTAATGCCTTTACTAATTCAGACAAAAATATGGTTGAtaaatcttttgtttcttcCAATGAAGAAATCTTAGACTCATACTTTTCAGGTAAAGTTACAAGAATTTTTTGAATAATACGTTCATCGAGAAGATTCTTACCGAGCAACCTTACCTTGTTCACAATGCCGAGTAATTTTTCGATGTAACTTTTTATGCTTTCTGACCCCTTCATCTTCATCATTTCAAACTCTCTAATTAGATAGAGTGCTTGCATATTTTTGGTCTTTTCATCGCCTTGATATTcttgttaaagataatcccacattacttagaagaacaaatataaatgagtttataagtgtaaaggttcaaccacctattaactagttctagttattaggttatggttgaacctaaacactctcataagcatgtgggtggattgtcacattctcaccaattaataattaattagtcccgtcaatatttctaatatggtatcagagcgggtCTGGCACGGGTTCTAATTTGTCGGTTGTCCGtctggatgtccagtcccagcggcccggtccggtgttgccgctgcgtattaaatcaaaatttcagtGGGTCTGGCCCGGATTCTTAATTTGCCGGTTGTCCGTCTGGATGTTCATTCCCAGTGGCCCGGTCCGGTGTTGCCGCTGCTTGTTAAATCAAAAAGATTCAGTTTCAGGGGGAGTCAATTTCAAGTGACAACCGGATGTCCAGTCCCGGTTGcacttgagggggagtgttaaagataatcccacattacttagaagaacaaatataaatgagtttataagtgtaaaggttcaaccacctattaactagttctagttattaggttATGGTTAAAGctaaacactctcataagcatgtgggtggattgtcacattctcaccaattaataattaattactcccgCCAATATTTCTAATAATTCTTGCTTGAGATAATCTCATATGTATTTTACGGAGTCCAATTGCATAACTTTTGAATATATTGAGTTTGACacagcagaaaataaataagccTTGGCTTTAAATTTTCTTGTCTTTCTTTCCTTGTGAATCTTTAATTGATTCATGATAGGATTTGTAGGCAATGGAGGAATTACATAGTTTTCTTCAATTGTCTCCCACAAATCCAACCCTTCAAGATTGACAATAATTTTGACAACCCATG containing:
- the LOC126655569 gene encoding uncharacterized protein LOC126655569; translation: MQALYLIREFEMMKMKGSESIKSYIEKLLGIVNKVRLLGKNLLDERIIQKILVTLPEKYESKISSLEETKDLSTIFLSELVKALQVQEERRILRNQEIEHTTEGALMAKTSWKKGKSQYVHCKKKGHEEKDCWHKGKPPYFNCKRFGHLE